A window of Rhododendron vialii isolate Sample 1 chromosome 11a, ASM3025357v1 contains these coding sequences:
- the LOC131307871 gene encoding rop guanine nucleotide exchange factor 14 isoform X1 — protein MLIMRRRFACCSRDRELSFDFDEQERIMTYNGLESCILNNHAYETESPTSRGDGCVSDSLDEDASSCSSSNNATGSYSSHWTMVKRDEQGLDEWEIAESAKQFYCKEKPIQSLQFSDVEAMKERFAKLLLGEDVTGGHKGLPTALALSNAITNLAASIFGELWKLEPLPEDRKTKWRREMDWLLSPTNYMVELVPAKQHGANGRTMEIMTPKVRADIHINLPALQKLDSMLIEILDSMVSTEFWYDEGGSRAEGRSTSIRRSRKWWLPLPQVPTRGLSELEKKKLLNQGKVVHQVFKAAKSINESILLEMPVPTIIKDALPKDLENCFCIFSLVMSLTTIYTCLQSGKACLGEEFYRILSAESVSAEEMLNSLSLKSEHNALEAVNRLEAAVLAWKERIIEQTCAKSPVRTSWSFIKDPISDLDKMEFLLDQAEALIQQLKTRYPNLAQTFLDVVKVKYGKDVGHSIVEAYSRALQNLAFKILTRMGDILREDVLSNPNSPVPTGCFPGMNLSDSPVHSQRVRHSLIDQMNKVDGEFCSAEIKSSPVTATPSRNRVWCIGREACSSVSPPDSP, from the exons GAATAATGACATACAATGGCCTAGAGAGTTGCATTCTTAACAACCATGCTTATGAAACTGAAAGCCCCACTAGCAGGGGGGATGGATGTGTCTCCGACTCCTTGGACGAAGATGCCTCAAGCTGTTCTTCTAGCAATAATGCCACTGGATCATACTCTTCTCACTGGACAATGGTGAAGAGGGATGAGCAGGGACTAGATGAATGGGAGATTGCAGAAAGCGCCAAACAGTTTTATTGCAAGGAAAAACCTATTCAGAGTCTTCAGTTTTCAGATGTTGAAGCAATGAAAGAGAGATTTGCAAAATTGTTGTTGGGTGAAGATGTTACAGGGGGACATAAGGGGCTCCCCACTGCATTAGCTTTGTCTAATGCCATAACAAATCTAGCAG catcaatttttggagaacTGTGGAAATTGGAGCCACTTCCAGAAGATAGAAAGACCAAATGGCGAAGAGAAATGGACTGGTTGCTCTCCCCTACCAACTATATGGTTGAGTTGGTTCCAGCTAAGCAACACGGTGCCAATGGCCGCACAATGGAG aTAATGACTCCAAAAGTTCGTGCAGACATCCATATAAATCTTCCAGCACTTCAGAAGTTGGACTCCATGCTTATT GAGATTCTAGATTCAATGGTTAGCACTGAGTTTTGGTACGACGAAGGAGGGAGCCGAGCTGAAGGAAGGAGCACGAGTATAAGAAGGAGCAGAAAGTGGTGGCTTCCTTTGCCCCAAGTACCAACCAGAGGCCTTTCggaacttgaaaagaaaaaattgctaAATCAGGGTAAAGTGGTGCACCAAGTATTCAAGGCTGCCAAATCCATCAATGAATCTATCTTGCTTGAAATGCCTGTCCCAACCATTATCAAAGATGCACTTCCTAAG GACTTAGAGAATTGTTTCTGCATTTTTTCACTAGTGATGAGTTTGACGACCATCTATACTTGTTTACAGTCTGGAAAGGCATGTCTTGGCGAAGAATTTTACAGAATCTTGAGTGCCGAATCAGTATCAGCAGAGGAAATGCTCAATTCTCTAAGTTTGAAATCTGAACACAATGCCCTTGAAGCCGTCAATAGGTTGGAAGCAGCAGTATTAGCTTGGAAAGAGAGAATTATTGAACAAACCTGTGCTAAATCACCAGTTCGAACTTCATGGTCCTTCATAAAGGATCCAATATCTGACCTGGATAAGATGGAGTTCTTATTGGACCAAGCGGAAGCTCTTATACAGCAGCTGAAGACCAGATATCCTAACCTTGCCCAGACATTTCTTGATGTTGTGAAAGTCAAATATGGAAAG GATGTTGGACATTCAATTGTAGAAGCATATTCCCGAGCTCTTCAAAACTTGGCATTCAAGATACTCACACGGATGGGGGATATTTTGAGAGAAGATGTTTTAAGCAATCCCAACTCACCTGTGCCTACAGGGTGCTTTCCCGGAATGAATCTTTCTGACTCACCGGTGCATAGTCAACGTGTGAGGCACTCTCTTATTGACCAGATGAACAAAGTGGATGGTGAGTTTTGCAGTGCTGAAATCAAATCAAGTCCAGTGACTGCAACGCCAAGTCGAAACAGAGTTTGGTGCATTGGCAGAGAGGCTTGCAGCAGTGTGTCTCCTCCAGATTCCCCTTAA
- the LOC131307871 gene encoding rop guanine nucleotide exchange factor 14 isoform X2 — protein MLIMRRRFACCSRDRELSFDFDEQERIMTYNGLESCILNNHAYETESPTSRGDGCVSDSLDEDASSCSSSNNATGSYSSHWTMVKRDEQGLDEWEIAESAKQFYCKEKPIQSLQFSDVEAMKERFAKLLLGEDVTGGHKGLPTALALSNAITNLAASIFGELWKLEPLPEDRKTKWRREMDWLLSPTNYMVELVPAKQHGANGRTMEIMTPKVRADIHINLPALQKLDSMLIEILDSMVSTEFWYDEGGSRAEGRSTSIRRSRKWWLPLPQVPTRGLSELEKKKLLNQGKVVHQVFKAAKSINESILLEMPVPTIIKDALPKSGKACLGEEFYRILSAESVSAEEMLNSLSLKSEHNALEAVNRLEAAVLAWKERIIEQTCAKSPVRTSWSFIKDPISDLDKMEFLLDQAEALIQQLKTRYPNLAQTFLDVVKVKYGKDVGHSIVEAYSRALQNLAFKILTRMGDILREDVLSNPNSPVPTGCFPGMNLSDSPVHSQRVRHSLIDQMNKVDGEFCSAEIKSSPVTATPSRNRVWCIGREACSSVSPPDSP, from the exons GAATAATGACATACAATGGCCTAGAGAGTTGCATTCTTAACAACCATGCTTATGAAACTGAAAGCCCCACTAGCAGGGGGGATGGATGTGTCTCCGACTCCTTGGACGAAGATGCCTCAAGCTGTTCTTCTAGCAATAATGCCACTGGATCATACTCTTCTCACTGGACAATGGTGAAGAGGGATGAGCAGGGACTAGATGAATGGGAGATTGCAGAAAGCGCCAAACAGTTTTATTGCAAGGAAAAACCTATTCAGAGTCTTCAGTTTTCAGATGTTGAAGCAATGAAAGAGAGATTTGCAAAATTGTTGTTGGGTGAAGATGTTACAGGGGGACATAAGGGGCTCCCCACTGCATTAGCTTTGTCTAATGCCATAACAAATCTAGCAG catcaatttttggagaacTGTGGAAATTGGAGCCACTTCCAGAAGATAGAAAGACCAAATGGCGAAGAGAAATGGACTGGTTGCTCTCCCCTACCAACTATATGGTTGAGTTGGTTCCAGCTAAGCAACACGGTGCCAATGGCCGCACAATGGAG aTAATGACTCCAAAAGTTCGTGCAGACATCCATATAAATCTTCCAGCACTTCAGAAGTTGGACTCCATGCTTATT GAGATTCTAGATTCAATGGTTAGCACTGAGTTTTGGTACGACGAAGGAGGGAGCCGAGCTGAAGGAAGGAGCACGAGTATAAGAAGGAGCAGAAAGTGGTGGCTTCCTTTGCCCCAAGTACCAACCAGAGGCCTTTCggaacttgaaaagaaaaaattgctaAATCAGGGTAAAGTGGTGCACCAAGTATTCAAGGCTGCCAAATCCATCAATGAATCTATCTTGCTTGAAATGCCTGTCCCAACCATTATCAAAGATGCACTTCCTAAG TCTGGAAAGGCATGTCTTGGCGAAGAATTTTACAGAATCTTGAGTGCCGAATCAGTATCAGCAGAGGAAATGCTCAATTCTCTAAGTTTGAAATCTGAACACAATGCCCTTGAAGCCGTCAATAGGTTGGAAGCAGCAGTATTAGCTTGGAAAGAGAGAATTATTGAACAAACCTGTGCTAAATCACCAGTTCGAACTTCATGGTCCTTCATAAAGGATCCAATATCTGACCTGGATAAGATGGAGTTCTTATTGGACCAAGCGGAAGCTCTTATACAGCAGCTGAAGACCAGATATCCTAACCTTGCCCAGACATTTCTTGATGTTGTGAAAGTCAAATATGGAAAG GATGTTGGACATTCAATTGTAGAAGCATATTCCCGAGCTCTTCAAAACTTGGCATTCAAGATACTCACACGGATGGGGGATATTTTGAGAGAAGATGTTTTAAGCAATCCCAACTCACCTGTGCCTACAGGGTGCTTTCCCGGAATGAATCTTTCTGACTCACCGGTGCATAGTCAACGTGTGAGGCACTCTCTTATTGACCAGATGAACAAAGTGGATGGTGAGTTTTGCAGTGCTGAAATCAAATCAAGTCCAGTGACTGCAACGCCAAGTCGAAACAGAGTTTGGTGCATTGGCAGAGAGGCTTGCAGCAGTGTGTCTCCTCCAGATTCCCCTTAA